Proteins from a single region of Apium graveolens cultivar Ventura chromosome 7, ASM990537v1, whole genome shotgun sequence:
- the LOC141675091 gene encoding protein LIKE COV 2-like, producing the protein MADDKEVAAASVPLSRDDDVDDDVDDEMAPLSPRDSQNSSTREACCFLIQSWASKKFMTGCVVLFPVAVTFFITWWFIEFVDGFFSPLYDQLGIDIFGLGFISSLLFVFFIGVFASSWLGATVFWIGEWIIKKMPFIKHIYSASKQISSSISPEQNASAFKEVAIISHPRMGEYAFGFITSSVILQKDDGDEELCSVFVPTNHIYLGDIFLISSKDIIRPNLSIREGIEIIVSGGMTMPQRLSPAERISRTGEAIPLSRMV; encoded by the exons ATGGCGGATGATAAAGAAGTCGCAGCAGCTTCAGTTCCTCTCAGTCGAGATGATGACGTGGACGATGACGTGGATGATGAGATGGCCCCACTCTCTCCTCGCGATTCGCAAAACTCATCTACTCGCGAG GCGTGCTGTTTCCTGATTCAAAGTTGGGCCTCAAAGAAGTTCATGACTGGCTG CGTTGTTCTCTTCCCTGTTGCAGTTACCTTTTTCATAACATGGTGGTTCATCGAGTTTGTTGATGGTTTCTTCAGCCCATTATACGATCAGCTTGGCATAGACATCTTTG GGCTTGGGTTTATATCATCTTTACTTTTTGTATTCTTTATTGGTGTTTTTGCATCATCTTGGCTGGGTGCTACTGTTTTCTGGATTGGGGAGTGGATTATAAAGAAAATGCCATTTATAAAGCATATATACTCGGCGTCCAAACAAATTAGTTCTTCCATTTCTCCAG AGCAAAATGCATCTGCTTTCAAAGAGGTTGCAATTATTAGTCATCCACGCATGGGCGAATATGCGTTTGGTTTTATCACATCTTCTGTTATCCTCCAG AAAGATGATGGAGATGAGGAGTTATGCAgtgtctttgtcccaacaaaCCATATATATCTTGGTGATATTTTCTTAATTAGCTCTAAAGATATCATTCGGCCAAATCTGTCAATTCGTGAAGGCATTG AGATCATTGTATCTGGAGGCATGACTATGCCACAAAGACTCTCTCCTGCTGAAAGGATATCTCGAACGGGTGAAGCGATTCCACTAAGTAGAATGGTTTGA